In Candidatus Woesearchaeota archaeon, a single window of DNA contains:
- the lspA gene encoding signal peptidase II: protein MAALFIALVIFISDRLTKHLALNIENTIPVVKNVFHLTLVCNTGAGFGILKGYRIFFIILSFAVLAIVAYKWKKIPEDKNITIPLGLILGGLLGNLVGRIYPGYVIDFIDFRIWPVFNVADSAITIAAFWLIIYLWNK from the coding sequence CTGGCTGCTCTCTTTATCGCACTGGTAATATTCATATCAGACAGGCTTACAAAGCATCTTGCCTTGAATATAGAAAATACAATTCCTGTTGTCAAAAATGTCTTTCACCTCACTCTCGTCTGTAACACCGGGGCAGGTTTCGGCATTTTAAAGGGCTACAGGATTTTCTTCATCATCCTTTCATTTGCTGTCCTTGCAATCGTGGCTTACAAATGGAAAAAAATACCAGAAGACAAAAATATCACTATCCCCCTGGGCCTGATCTTGGGCGGATTATTGGGCAACCTTGTTGGCAGGATCTATCCCGGCTATGTAATAGACTTCATAGATTTTAGGATTTGGCCTGTATTCAATGTTGCTGATTCCGCCATCACAATCGCTGCATTCTGGCTCATTATCTATCTATGGAATAAATGA